One stretch of Zingiber officinale cultivar Zhangliang chromosome 6B, Zo_v1.1, whole genome shotgun sequence DNA includes these proteins:
- the LOC121990802 gene encoding putative vesicle-associated membrane protein 726, whose product MEHLAYCVVVVESLGRQIPIAFLERVKEDFSKRYGGKAATAAANSLTREFGSKLKEHMQYCIDHPEEISKLTKVKAQVSEVKGVMMENIEKVLDRGEKI is encoded by the exons ATGGAGCACCTCGCATACTGTGTGGTTGTCGTTGAATCACTAGGGAGGCAAATTCCCATTGCCTTTCTGGAAAGGGTGAAGGAGGACTTCAGCAAAAGATATGGAGGAAAAGCTGCAACTGCTGCAGCCAATAGCCTTACCCGTGAATTTGG GTCCAAGCTGAAAGAGCACATGCAGTACTGCATAGATCACCCTGAAGAGATTAGCAAACTCACAAAGGTGAAAGCTCAGGTTTCAGAAGTCAAAGGAGTTATGATGGAAAACATTGAAAAG GTTCTTGATCGTGGTGAGAAAATTTAG